The sequence GAGCAGGACGTTGGTGTTGGTCCAGTCGATCGAGGACGGATTGAGGATGACGGCAAGGCCGATCAGGCCGAGCAGAGCGCCGGCGAGCTTTGGTGCGGTCAGCGTGTCCTTTCCGAGCAGGGGCGCGGCCAGTGCGACCCAGAGGGGCGTGGTGTAGCCGAGCACGACGCCCTTGCTTGCAGGCAGGAAACGAAGGCCACCCGCAACCAGGATCGAGAACAGCGTCATGTGCAGCAGCGCCACGCTCAGGATCACGGGAATGTCGCGCCGCTCCGGGATCACCAGATTGTTGCTGAGGCCGAGGAGCACGAACAAGCCAGCCAGCGCGATCCAGCTCCGGATCGCCGCGCTCCACAGCGGCGGAACGAACTGCACGAGCTGCTTGGTCACCGACCAGTTCACGCCCCAGGCCAGCACCACGATGAGGAACAGGCCGATGGCGGTCCGGGGTGACAGGGTGCTCATGTCGCAGGTCCTTGAAGCAATCCGGGTCGCCGGATAGCATTCCAACTGGCATCCGAAGAAGTGCCAGATTGGAGAACATTAGGGTGCCAGTGTCCGACACGACGGTTTCCGGGCTGATCGAGCTGAAGCGGACCGATGGCGAGGGGCTGGTGGCGCAATTGACGAGCCAGCTCCGAAGCTTGATCGCCACCGGGCGCCTCGGCAAAGGCCGCGCGCTGCCGTCGAGCCGACGGCTTGCGAGCGATCTCGGCGTCTCGCGCAACACCGTCACATACGCGTTCGAGCAGCTGGCGGCCGAGGGATATCTCGCAGCGTCGCACGGTCGCCGTCCCGTGGTCACGATCGACGGGCGCGAACGCATCGAACAAGCGGGCGCCGCCGCAGCGGGCGAGCGCGCCCGCAAGCCGCGGCTCTCGCCCTGGGCCACCAAGCTCCAGCGGGCGGACTGGCCGATGTCTTACCGGGGCCAGCTCAAACCGCTGCGCCCAGGGCTGGGCGATTTCAGGGAGTTTCCGAACGAGGTCTGGGCGCGGTGCCTACGCCGCAGCGCCGTCCATGCAGGCAGACGCGAGCTCGGACCGGTCAACCGGCTGCGCCTACGCGAAGCGCTGGCGCACTACCTGGCGACGAGCAGGGACGTCCGCGCCACGGCGGACCAGATCATGATCCTGCCGAGCGCGCAGGCCGCGCTGACGCTGGTTGCGGCCACACTCATTTCGCCGGGGGACAATGTATGGGTTGAGGACCCCGGCTATCCCGGCGCGGCGGCTGCCTTTCACGCACCCGGCGCGCGCCTGACCGGCGTCAGGCTGGACGAACAGGGCATGCAGCGGACACCGGGGCTTGGCGCTCCGAAGCTGATCTTCATGACGCCGTCGCATCAGCACCCGACCGGCCGGTTGATGTCGCTGGCTCGCCGCACCGAGTTTCTCGCCGCAAGCCGACCCGGCAGGACCTGGATCGTCGAGGACGATTACGACGGTGAATTCCACTATGACAGCCGGCCGGTGCCAGCCTTGCAGGGGCTGGATGCCCATGGCCGCGTGTTCTATGTCGGCACCTTCTCGAAGGCGATGAGGTCGGACATCCGCCTCGGCTATCTGGTCGCGCCGGCGGCGCTGGTCAGCACCTTGGAAATTGCGCAGCAGCATATGGGGCTTATCGCCGCCAGCCACATCCAGGAAGCGCTGGCCGAATTCATCGCCGATGGGCACTTCCTTGCGCATTTGCGCCGGATGCGCCGGCTCTATCACGCGCGCCGCGATCATCTCGTCGAGGAGCTGCAGCGGCATCTCGGTGGCATGCTCTCGGTCGAGGTGCCGCCCGGCGGTATCCAGCTCGTCGCCCGCCTCAAGCGCGGTCGGGCCGATCAGGCCGTGGTCAAGCGACTGGTCGCCGCCGGGGTCGAAACGCGAGCTCTGTCCAGCCTTGCGCTCGGCCGTCCCAGGGATCACGGTCTGCTGCTCGGCTTTGCGGCCTGGCATGAGAGCGAGATCAGCGCGGCGGTACGGACAATGGCATCCTGTTTCTAGTGCGGCGCTACTCGATGGCCTTCGTCACGATACGAATCTCGGACGTCAGTGTCCGGTGCACCGGACACTTGTCGGCGATCTCCATCAGTTTCTTGCGCTGCTCAGCATCGAGTGCGCCATCCATCGTGATGTCACGCTCGATCTGGTCGAGCATGCCCTCCCGCGTCTCGCACTCGGCGCAATCCTTGGCGTAAATCTTGGAATGTTTCAGCGTGACCGTGACGCGGTCGAGCGGCAGCGATTTGCGGTCGGCATAGAGGCGCATGGTCATGGAGGTGCAGGCGCCGAGGCCTGCGAGCAGGAAATCGTAGGGCCCGGGGCCGGCATCCTCGCCGCCGGCAGCCACAGGCTCGTCCGCCACCAGATGGTGCGGCCCGACCGAGACGATCTGGTTGAACTTGCTCTTGCGGGTCTCCTGCACCACGACCTGTCGCGGCGCCTCGGGAAGATCCATCGCCTTGGCGGGCTTTGCCGTGTCGATGTAGCGGCCCGCCCAGGCCGCGATCACATCGGCGGTGTAGAGAGCATCGTCCGGTTTCGACAGCAGGTGGTCGGCGTGGTCGAGCGAGACGAAGCTCTTGGAGTGCTTCGCCGACACGAAGATCTTGGTTGCATTGTCGATGCCGACGGTGTCGTCAACCGGTGAATGCATCACCAGCAGCGCCTTGTGCAGGCCGGTGATGTCCTTCATCAGCTGGTGCTCGGCGATATCGTCGAGGAATTCGCGCTTGATCCGGAACGGACGTCCCGCGAGCGAGACTTCGACCTCGCCCTGAGCACGGATGTTGTCGAGATGCTCACGGAAGAGACCCGTGACGTGGGCGGGATCTGAGGGCGCTGCAATGGTGACGACCGCCTTGGCTTCAGGAATTTGTCCCGCTGCAGCAAGAATCGCCGCACCGCCGAGGCTATGGCCGATCAGGATCAACGGCGCCTTGCGGACGTTGCGCAGATGATCGGCCGCGCGCACGAGGTCGGCAACGTTGGAGGAGAACGTCGAATTGGCGAAATCGCCCTCGCTGGAGCCGAGCCCGGTGAAGTCGAACCGCAGGACCGCGATGCCCTTGGCGGCAAGCGCGACCGCGATGCGCTTGGCTGCCAGCGTGTCCTTGCCGCAGGTGAAGCAATGCGCGAACAGGGCGAACGCAGCGGGCTCGCCGTCCGGCAACTCCAGCGCGGCCGAAAGCTGATGCCCGCCTTCGCCGGTGAATTGAAAGCGTTCCGTCGGCATGGGCTTCCCCCGTCCTTGCTTGATCCTAATCGCCTGAATAGCGTTGCTCGGCCCAGGGATCGCCGCGGTTATGATAGCCGCGGACTTCCCAGAAGCCCGGCGCATCCTTGGTCAGAAATTCGATCGCCTGGAGCCATTTGGCACTCTTCCAGAAGTACAGATGCGGCACGACCAGCCGCACCGGGCCGCCATGCTCCTCCGTCAGAGGCTGACCCGACCAGCTATGGGCGAGCAGGGCGTCCTCGGCGGCAAAATCCTCCAGCGCAAGATTGGTGGTGTAGCCGTCATAGGAATGCAGCACGACGAAGTGTGCGTCCTCGCGCGGCTGGCAGAGTGCGAGCAGCTCGCGCGTCGCGAGGCCTTCCCACTCGTTGTCGTAGCGGGACCAGGTCGTCACGCAGTGAATGTCGGAGGTGAAGCGGGCCTGCTTCTGCGCGGCGAATTCGGCAAAGGTCCAGAACACGGGAGTCTCGACCGCGCCATAGACGTCGAGCCGCCAGCGTTCGCGCGACACCGGCGGCACGACCCCGAGATCGAGCACCGGCCAATCCTTGGTGAGGTGCTGGCCGGGCGGCAGCCTTTGGTCCTCCGGCCGCGTGATCTTCCCCGTGAGAAAGCGGCCCTCGCGCGCCCACTTCTCCTTGGTGCGCGTCAGCTTGCTGTCGGATGGCGTCTCGTCGTTCATGGCCTACTCGTGCCGATGCATTGCGGAGGCATGCTTGGTATCGCGCATTGTAGCATAGATGATCAGCGACAGGCAGATGATGCCTGCAAGATAGAAATAGAACCATTCCTCGTGCCCGATGCTCTTGAAATAGAGCGCGATCGCAGGTGCCGTGCCGCCGAAGATCGAGACCGTGATGGCGTAGGGCAGGCCGACGCCGAGCGCGCGGACATTGGTCGGGAACAACTCGGCCTTCACCACCGCGTTGATCGAGGTGTAGCCGGCGACGAACAGCCAGGCGGCGCAGATCAGGATGAATGCGATGAAGGGCGACTTGGTCTCCTTCAACGCCATCAGCAGCGGCACGGTGGCGAGCGTGCCGGCGACACCGAAGAAGATCAGCAGCGGCTTGCGTCCGATCCTGTCGGAGATCGCGCCGTAGATCGGCTGCAGGATGGTCGCGAAGATCAGCGTGCCGAAGATCACGAACGTGGTCTGGTCCTCGGTCAACCCAACCGAGAGCTTGACGAAGGTCTGCATGTAGGTGGTGAAGGTGTAGAACGCCGCAGTGCCACCGGCGGTCAGGCCGACGACGAGCAAGAGTTCGCGCGGATAGCGCAACAGGTTGGTGAGCGAGCCGGTCGGCTTCACCACCTTCTTGGCTTCCTCGAACGCCTCCGTCTCGTGCAGGCCGCGTCGCATCACCGCGGCAAAGATCGCAAGCGCCGCGCCGATCGCGAAGGGGATGCGCCATCCCCAGTCCTTCAGCTGCTCCGGGGTGAGGAAGACCTTTTGCAGGAGCAGCAACACGATGATCGCGGTGAGCTGGCCGCCGATCAGCGTGACGTATTGGAAGCTGGAATAGAAGCCGCGGTGCTTGGGGTCGGCGACTTCGCTGAGATAGGTGGCGCTGGCGCCATATTCGCCGCCGAGGCTCAGGCCCTCGATCACGCGGGCGAGCGCCAGAATCATCGGTGCGGCGAAACCGATCGTCGCGTAGGTCGGCGTCAGCGCGATGATCAGCGAGCCGAAGCACATGAAGACGACGGACAGCGTGAGCGAGATGCGACGGCCGTAATGGTCGGCGATGTAGCCGAAGAACCAGCCGCCCAGCGGCCGCATCAGGAAGGTCGCCGCGAATACGACGGCGACGTTCAGCTGTTGGACGACGGGGTCCTCGCCGGGAAAGAACGCAGGAGCGAAGTAGAGCGCAAACGCCGTATAGGCGTAGAAATCGTACCACTCGACGAGATTGCCTATGGAGCCGATGAAGATCGCCTTGATTCGCCGCTCGGCGTCGGCGATGTCGATGTGGTCGGAGGCCGGGTTGGTTGCTTGCTCTGTCACGCCGGCCTCTCCGTACAATTTGGAAGAGGCCTACATCGCCTTTCCGAGCAAGAATGGCAACTGGCGGGGGCCTCGCACCGTGCCTTGTGACCACGTCACCGTGCCTGCTGGATCGAGCCGGAAGTCCGGAATGCGCTTGAGCCATTCCTCCAGCGCAACCTGCATTTCCATGCGCGCAAGGTTGGAACCGACGCAGCGGTGAATGCCGAGGCCAAACGCGGCGTGGCGGTTCTCGCGACGGTCGATCACGACTTTGTCAGCGTCCGGAAACATCTTGGGGTCGCGGTTCGCGGCCGGGAACGACAAGAGTACCATGTTGCCCGGCTTGACCGGGCAACCCGAAATGGTGGTCTCCTTGACCACTTCGCGCGCCATGGTCACCGGCGAATAGGCACGCAGCAGCTCTTCCACCGCGATCGGGATCAGGCCGGGCTCGGCGATCAGCCGCTCGCGATCGGCAGGCGTTTTCGCAAGGTGCCAGAGCGAGGAGCCGATCGCACTCCAGGTGGTGTCGATGCCGGCGATCAGGAGCAGGCGCAGCGAGCCCAGCACGTGGGAATCCTCCAGCGGATTGCCTTGCTTGTCCCTCGCGTTCATCAGATACGAGATCAGGTCATCGGTCGGCTTCGTCTTGCGCGCCTCGATATGGGCGCTGAAATAGGCGCTCATCTCCTGGACGGCCTGGAGCAGCTTGGTCTCGTCCTTGATACCCAGCTCCAGGATCATGTGGATCCAGTTGACGAAGAGATCGCTGTCGCCTTCGGGAATGCCGAGCATGTGCGCAATCGCGCGCACCGGAATGTGCTTTGTGTAGCGCGCGGCCGCGTCCACGCTCTTCTCGGCAATGAATTCGTCGATCAGCTCGTTGCAGATGGCGCGGACGCGCGGCTCGAGCTTTTTCATTGCGTCGGGCGTGAACGGCGGCAGCAGAAGCTGTTTAGCCGGCTTGTGTTCGGGCGGATCAGAAGTGATCGGCGGAGCCGCGTTTCTGTTGATCTCGGGACGCACGTCGCGGACGATGATGCGACGGGAGGAGAAATGCTCGGTGTCGTTGGCGATCTCGCGCACGGCCTCATAGGTCGTCGGCAGATAGCAGCCGAGGAAGCGATTGGTGTGCACGACCGGGCTCGTGGTGCGCAGCTCGTCCCAGATGGGGAAGGGATCGTCCGTCCATTGCGGATCGGTGTGGTCGAAATCGTGAACCCAGTCGGTCACGGGCGGATGAGCGGCGGGCTGGCTGACGTCGGACATCTCGGAAGCTCCAGGGCTCGTGTTCGCTGAAAGCACGCGCAACGCGCGGAAAGCGCGCTACTCCTCGATCACATCGATCGCGATTTCCGGACAATTGGACTTGGCGAGCCAGGCCTTGTCTTCCAGGCCCGGCGGAACGATGCCGTCTCCGGCTTCATGGGCGTTGCCGTATTCGTCGAGCTCGAACAGCTCCGGCGCGAGCGCCTTGCAGCGGGCGTGGCCCTGGCACTTGTCGGGATCGACGTGAACCTTCAGTCGCTCTGTCATCGCGGCTTCCTCGGTCGTAGGCGCCTGCCCCGAAGGCGGCGCGTTTCCTCATTTAGGTCTTGTCTAAGTTATAGCCTATTACATTCGTGTTGGACTTCCCCTGTCAAGCGCAATCTCATAGGCTTCGTTCAACATGCGCTCACAACTCGCTCGCAAGCCCGAGAAGACCTACCACCACGGCGATCTTCGCGATGCCTTGATCGAGGCCGCGCTGCGCGAAGCGGAACGGGGCGGTGCCGAGGCAATCAGCATCAAGGCGCTGGCCAGGCAGCTCGGCGTGTCGCAGCCGGCCCCATATCGACATTTTGCAGACCGCGAGGCTTTGCTCGCGGCGGTGACGGCGGAAGCCTTCCGGCAGCTCAGTGCAATTCTGCGCGAGGCGATGACAACGCCCTCGAAGCAATCGAAGCTGTCGCGGCTCGCGCTGGCCACGCTCGATTTCGGCCTGCGTCGCAACGGTATCTACCGGCTGATGTTCGCCTCGCGCACGGTCTCATGTGCGGCCAAGGGCAGCGAGCTGCACGAGGCCACGCGCGAGACCTTTTCGCTCGTGATCGAGGCCCTGGAGGCTCCGGCGGTCGGCTATTTGCGCGAGCGGCAGGCGCTCAAGATCTGGGCGGCGCTGCACGGCGTGGTGATGCTGGCCGAGCAGGGACTGTTCACCGGCGAGGCGGCGCATGCGACGCGCGAGGAGCTCGTCGAGGACTTTGTCAACGAGACGAAGGCCGCCTTGGCTGTTGCGATCAAGGATGCGCGGCGCCGCAAGAAGGCTGGCGCTTAAGTCTTCGCGTTCAGCAGCTTCATCAGCTTGTCG comes from Bradyrhizobium sp. CCGE-LA001 and encodes:
- a CDS encoding TetR/AcrR family transcriptional regulator, with translation MRSQLARKPEKTYHHGDLRDALIEAALREAERGGAEAISIKALARQLGVSQPAPYRHFADREALLAAVTAEAFRQLSAILREAMTTPSKQSKLSRLALATLDFGLRRNGIYRLMFASRTVSCAAKGSELHEATRETFSLVIEALEAPAVGYLRERQALKIWAALHGVVMLAEQGLFTGEAAHATREELVEDFVNETKAALAVAIKDARRRKKAGA
- a CDS encoding DMT family transporter — translated: MSTLSPRTAIGLFLIVVLAWGVNWSVTKQLVQFVPPLWSAAIRSWIALAGLFVLLGLSNNLVIPERRDIPVILSVALLHMTLFSILVAGGLRFLPASKGVVLGYTTPLWVALAAPLLGKDTLTAPKLAGALLGLIGLAVILNPSSIDWTNTNVLLGAGMVILAAICWAANIIYMRAHRWIGSPLQLLFWQVLVATVVLSVGATAVDGLPHVAWSWRLVLLFLYSGLIGTVLAYWAMSMVNKSISALTTSLGTTGTPLVGIASAAILLSEPIDMSLAVAAALIVTGIGLATLGDRLLRGQATASG
- a CDS encoding cytochrome P450; the protein is MSDVSQPAAHPPVTDWVHDFDHTDPQWTDDPFPIWDELRTTSPVVHTNRFLGCYLPTTYEAVREIANDTEHFSSRRIIVRDVRPEINRNAAPPITSDPPEHKPAKQLLLPPFTPDAMKKLEPRVRAICNELIDEFIAEKSVDAAARYTKHIPVRAIAHMLGIPEGDSDLFVNWIHMILELGIKDETKLLQAVQEMSAYFSAHIEARKTKPTDDLISYLMNARDKQGNPLEDSHVLGSLRLLLIAGIDTTWSAIGSSLWHLAKTPADRERLIAEPGLIPIAVEELLRAYSPVTMAREVVKETTISGCPVKPGNMVLLSFPAANRDPKMFPDADKVVIDRRENRHAAFGLGIHRCVGSNLARMEMQVALEEWLKRIPDFRLDPAGTVTWSQGTVRGPRQLPFLLGKAM
- a CDS encoding ferredoxin encodes the protein MTERLKVHVDPDKCQGHARCKALAPELFELDEYGNAHEAGDGIVPPGLEDKAWLAKSNCPEIAIDVIEE
- a CDS encoding MFS transporter — its product is MTEQATNPASDHIDIADAERRIKAIFIGSIGNLVEWYDFYAYTAFALYFAPAFFPGEDPVVQQLNVAVVFAATFLMRPLGGWFFGYIADHYGRRISLTLSVVFMCFGSLIIALTPTYATIGFAAPMILALARVIEGLSLGGEYGASATYLSEVADPKHRGFYSSFQYVTLIGGQLTAIIVLLLLQKVFLTPEQLKDWGWRIPFAIGAALAIFAAVMRRGLHETEAFEEAKKVVKPTGSLTNLLRYPRELLLVVGLTAGGTAAFYTFTTYMQTFVKLSVGLTEDQTTFVIFGTLIFATILQPIYGAISDRIGRKPLLIFFGVAGTLATVPLLMALKETKSPFIAFILICAAWLFVAGYTSINAVVKAELFPTNVRALGVGLPYAITVSIFGGTAPAIALYFKSIGHEEWFYFYLAGIICLSLIIYATMRDTKHASAMHRHE
- a CDS encoding sulfite oxidase-like oxidoreductase — protein: MNDETPSDSKLTRTKEKWAREGRFLTGKITRPEDQRLPPGQHLTKDWPVLDLGVVPPVSRERWRLDVYGAVETPVFWTFAEFAAQKQARFTSDIHCVTTWSRYDNEWEGLATRELLALCQPREDAHFVVLHSYDGYTTNLALEDFAAEDALLAHSWSGQPLTEEHGGPVRLVVPHLYFWKSAKWLQAIEFLTKDAPGFWEVRGYHNRGDPWAEQRYSGD
- a CDS encoding bifunctional alpha/beta hydrolase/OsmC family protein, which codes for MPTERFQFTGEGGHQLSAALELPDGEPAAFALFAHCFTCGKDTLAAKRIAVALAAKGIAVLRFDFTGLGSSEGDFANSTFSSNVADLVRAADHLRNVRKAPLILIGHSLGGAAILAAAGQIPEAKAVVTIAAPSDPAHVTGLFREHLDNIRAQGEVEVSLAGRPFRIKREFLDDIAEHQLMKDITGLHKALLVMHSPVDDTVGIDNATKIFVSAKHSKSFVSLDHADHLLSKPDDALYTADVIAAWAGRYIDTAKPAKAMDLPEAPRQVVVQETRKSKFNQIVSVGPHHLVADEPVAAGGEDAGPGPYDFLLAGLGACTSMTMRLYADRKSLPLDRVTVTLKHSKIYAKDCAECETREGMLDQIERDITMDGALDAEQRKKLMEIADKCPVHRTLTSEIRIVTKAIE
- the pdxR gene encoding MocR-like pyridoxine biosynthesis transcription factor PdxR is translated as MPVSDTTVSGLIELKRTDGEGLVAQLTSQLRSLIATGRLGKGRALPSSRRLASDLGVSRNTVTYAFEQLAAEGYLAASHGRRPVVTIDGRERIEQAGAAAAGERARKPRLSPWATKLQRADWPMSYRGQLKPLRPGLGDFREFPNEVWARCLRRSAVHAGRRELGPVNRLRLREALAHYLATSRDVRATADQIMILPSAQAALTLVAATLISPGDNVWVEDPGYPGAAAAFHAPGARLTGVRLDEQGMQRTPGLGAPKLIFMTPSHQHPTGRLMSLARRTEFLAASRPGRTWIVEDDYDGEFHYDSRPVPALQGLDAHGRVFYVGTFSKAMRSDIRLGYLVAPAALVSTLEIAQQHMGLIAASHIQEALAEFIADGHFLAHLRRMRRLYHARRDHLVEELQRHLGGMLSVEVPPGGIQLVARLKRGRADQAVVKRLVAAGVETRALSSLALGRPRDHGLLLGFAAWHESEISAAVRTMASCF